The Hyla sarda isolate aHylSar1 unplaced genomic scaffold, aHylSar1.hap1 scaffold_273, whole genome shotgun sequence genome includes a window with the following:
- the LOC130325649 gene encoding olfactory receptor 11L1-like → MISHHQNFSKVSEILLLGFQNLKSFHLGFFFLLLVTYCVTVCGNLLIILVVSSSRSLHSPMYFFLTQLSLTDLLLTTTIAPNMLHIVLHEGSSVSFLGCLIQYYCFSASEALECLLLTVMSYDRYQAICNPLHYSSIMDLAFCTRAVLLCWLVILATVVMIYFTMSRLDFCGPNVIDHFFCDLEPLLELSCSNTFMMKLETLFLVIFLAICPVVVIIVSYVYIIITIMKIPSVTGRQKTFSTCSAHLTVVSLYYGSLITTYVFPRKQNAKTFLSLFYTVVTPLLNPMIYSLSNTDIKEALKKLFNNFSAVFKKNVF, encoded by the coding sequence ATGATTTCACATCATCAGAATTTCAGTAAAGTTTCAGAGATTTTGCTCCTTGGGTTTCAGAATTTGAAGAGTTTTCACCTCGGTTTCTTCTTTCTCTTGCTGGTCACTTACTGTGTGACTGTATGTGGGAACCTCCTGATCATTTTGGTGGTCTCCTCCAGCCGATCCCTCCACTCCCCCATGTATTTCttcctcacccagctttccctcaCCGACCTCTTGCTCACTACCACCATCGCGCCCAATATGCTTCACATCGTGTTACATGAGGGAAGTTCTGTGTCTTTTCTAGGATGTTTGATACAATATTATTGTTTTTCCGCCTCTGAGGCGTTGGAGTGTCTCCTCCTGACAGTGATGTCCTATGACCGGTACCAGGCTATCTGTAACCCTCTTCATTACTCCTCCATCATGGACCTCGCCTTCTGTACACGGGCCGTCCTGTTGTGCTGGTTGGTGATTTTGGCGACTGTGGTGATGATCTATTTCACGATGAGTCGCTTGGATTTCTGTGGACCGAATGTCATTGACCATTTCTTCTGTGACTTAGAACCATTACTGGAGCTCTCCTGTTCCAACACTTTTATGATGAAGTTGGAGACTTTGTTTTTGGTTATTTTTCTTGCCATTTGCCCGGTTGTAGTTATCATAGTCTCTTATGTCTACATTATCATCACCATCATGAAGATCCCGTCAGTGACCGGGAGGCAGAAGACCTTCTCCACCTGTAGTGCCCATCTGACCGTGGTTTCTCTCTACTATGGGTCTCTTATTACCACCTACGTGTTTCCACGCAAGCAAAATGCCAAGACCTTCCTGTCCCTGTTCTACACGGTGGTGACTCCGCTCCTTAACCCAATGATATACAGTCTGAGTAACACAGATATTAAGGAGGCCCTTAAGAAACTTTTCAATAACTTTTCTGCAGTTTTCAAGAAAAATGTCTTCTAA